Proteins from a genomic interval of Polaribacter sejongensis:
- a CDS encoding isoaspartyl peptidase/L-asparaginase, giving the protein MKSFFITLLLLISFGCKKETTSSEEKTATTKKHEFAIIIHGGAGTILKKNLSEEKEAAYKAKLEEAVKVGHAILKNGGTSQEAVMKTIQVMEESPLFNAGKGAVFTHEETNELDASFMDGKSLNAGAVAGVTNVKSPIELAIKVMTDSDHVMLSGKGASIFAKEKGLEIVDPSYFYTEKRFQSLQRIKNKNKTELDHDDKKAAFYDADIKNAKFGTVGCVALDKSGNIAAGTSTGGMTNKRWGRIGDAPIIGSGTYANNKTCGVSSTGWGEYFIRGQVAYDISAQMEYQNKALKEATTDVIQNKLTKLGGTGGVIALDKNGNMSFEFNTAGMYRASMNDKNELIVKIYKE; this is encoded by the coding sequence ATGAAATCCTTTTTTATTACCCTGTTATTATTAATTTCTTTTGGATGTAAAAAAGAAACAACATCATCAGAAGAAAAAACAGCTACTACAAAAAAACACGAGTTTGCTATTATTATTCATGGTGGAGCAGGAACGATATTAAAAAAGAATTTATCCGAAGAAAAAGAAGCAGCTTACAAAGCCAAGTTAGAAGAAGCTGTAAAGGTTGGACATGCTATTTTAAAAAATGGAGGAACAAGCCAAGAAGCAGTAATGAAAACAATACAAGTAATGGAAGAGTCACCATTGTTTAATGCAGGTAAAGGAGCTGTTTTTACACATGAAGAAACGAATGAATTAGATGCTTCTTTTATGGATGGAAAATCTTTAAATGCAGGTGCAGTTGCTGGAGTTACCAATGTAAAAAGCCCTATTGAGTTGGCTATAAAAGTGATGACAGACTCAGACCATGTGATGCTTTCTGGAAAAGGAGCCTCTATTTTTGCAAAAGAAAAAGGGTTAGAAATTGTCGATCCAAGTTACTTTTATACAGAAAAGCGTTTTCAATCTTTACAAAGAATAAAAAATAAAAATAAAACGGAGTTAGATCATGATGATAAAAAAGCTGCTTTTTATGATGCTGATATCAAAAATGCAAAGTTTGGAACTGTAGGTTGTGTAGCCTTGGATAAAAGTGGGAATATAGCTGCAGGAACTTCTACTGGAGGAATGACAAACAAACGTTGGGGAAGAATTGGTGATGCTCCGATTATTGGTTCTGGAACGTATGCAAATAATAAAACATGCGGAGTTTCATCTACAGGTTGGGGAGAATATTTTATAAGAGGTCAGGTTGCGTATGATATTTCTGCACAAATGGAATATCAAAATAAAGCTTTAAAAGAAGCAACTACAGACGTTATACAAAACAAACTGACTAAACTTGGAGGAACTGGAGGTGTAATTGCACTAGATAAAAATGGAAATATGTCTTTTGAATTTAACACAGCAGGAATGTACAGAGCTTCTATGAACGATAAAAATGAACTAATTGTAAAAATTTACAAAGAATAA
- a CDS encoding outer membrane beta-barrel protein, with the protein MKNKNLDKLFQDQLKNLEVTPDKKVWGNIESKLKKKKRRVVPLWWFAGGAAAMLLLGMLLFPVSTDETDFIKIDSKTIVTERTENKVEKNDLPKIDSLIQNTKIEEKILVADKKTKESIKSVKKDVEEPRFQKKLVRDKNVVEKTLLANNTARNTTKETLDSVNDKKIDINKNKEVFSEEKERIVENVAIEKELPKNKVDLNKFIKDRDSVFSIKNLKHKWSIAPVFAVLNSNSFSNSSPVNKSLANSTKGKNSFSYGFQIGYQINKKWSIQSGVHLQEMGFVNNQVTAVSSISKSTSPVAFNSGVSLSFNTAPIQTSDFDNSAMISRTSLNGDLNQIFGYIEVPIEVKYNFLTVKNFNTQVVAGFSSLFLNKNEVNFSSQFFTNSGSANNLNNINFSGNLGFDFNYFLNNKWSLNLNPMFKAQLDTFSENSNGFSPFNFGIYSGIKYTF; encoded by the coding sequence ATGAAGAATAAGAATTTAGATAAATTGTTTCAAGATCAGCTTAAAAATTTGGAGGTAACTCCAGATAAAAAAGTTTGGGGCAATATAGAATCTAAACTTAAAAAGAAGAAAAGAAGGGTAGTACCTCTTTGGTGGTTTGCAGGTGGGGCAGCAGCGATGTTACTTTTAGGAATGTTACTATTTCCGGTCTCTACAGATGAAACTGATTTTATAAAAATCGATTCTAAAACGATTGTAACAGAGCGTACCGAAAATAAAGTAGAAAAAAATGATCTACCAAAAATAGATTCACTTATTCAAAATACAAAAATTGAAGAAAAGATACTAGTTGCAGATAAAAAAACGAAAGAAAGTATAAAAAGTGTAAAAAAGGATGTAGAAGAACCTCGTTTTCAAAAGAAGTTAGTTCGTGATAAAAACGTTGTGGAAAAGACTTTATTAGCTAATAATACTGCTAGGAATACAACTAAGGAGACGTTAGATTCTGTGAACGATAAAAAGATAGATATCAATAAAAATAAGGAGGTTTTTTCTGAAGAAAAAGAGAGAATTGTAGAGAATGTAGCTATAGAAAAAGAATTGCCTAAAAATAAGGTCGATTTAAATAAATTTATAAAAGATAGGGATAGTGTTTTTTCTATTAAAAATTTAAAACATAAATGGTCTATTGCACCTGTTTTTGCAGTTTTAAATTCGAATTCATTTTCAAATTCATCTCCTGTAAATAAAAGTTTAGCTAATTCCACAAAAGGAAAGAACTCTTTTTCTTATGGTTTTCAGATAGGCTACCAAATCAATAAAAAATGGAGCATTCAATCTGGTGTCCATTTGCAAGAAATGGGTTTTGTGAACAATCAGGTAACAGCTGTTTCTTCAATTTCAAAAAGTACATCACCTGTTGCATTTAATAGTGGTGTTTCTTTATCTTTTAATACAGCTCCGATACAAACTTCAGATTTTGATAACAGTGCAATGATAAGTAGAACGAGTTTAAATGGAGATTTGAATCAAATATTTGGTTATATTGAAGTCCCAATAGAGGTGAAATATAATTTTTTAACTGTTAAAAATTTCAATACACAGGTAGTTGCAGGGTTTAGTTCTTTGTTTTTAAATAAAAATGAAGTTAATTTTAGTTCTCAATTTTTTACTAATTCGGGTAGTGCTAACAATTTAAATAATATTAACTTTAGTGGGAATTTAGGTTTTGATTTTAATTATTTCTTAAATAATAAATGGTCTTTAAACTTAAACCCCATGTTTAAAGCACAGTTAGATACGTTTAGTGAGAATTCCAATGGTTTTTCTCCTTTCAATTTTGGCATATATTCAGGTATTAAATATACATTTTAA
- a CDS encoding RNA polymerase sigma factor → MKLEELIQECCKQKITAQSTVYQLYADKLFAVCLKYSSNYQDAEDNLQDSFMTIFEKIKQYNHKGSFEGWLKRVTVNTVLQKYRVKSPLQNVSDFSDELETEEEFNIEDTSFNVDVLLGCIQQLPDQYRLVFNLYVLDDYAHKDIAEMLGISVGTSKSNLSRARKILKDQLEMHQKTTVND, encoded by the coding sequence ATCAAACTAGAAGAACTCATACAAGAATGCTGTAAGCAGAAAATTACAGCGCAATCAACAGTTTATCAGCTTTATGCCGATAAGCTGTTTGCAGTTTGTTTAAAATATTCGAGTAATTATCAAGATGCAGAGGATAATTTACAAGATAGTTTTATGACTATTTTCGAAAAAATAAAACAATATAACCACAAAGGTTCTTTTGAAGGTTGGTTAAAACGTGTAACTGTAAATACTGTTTTGCAAAAATATAGAGTAAAGTCTCCTTTGCAAAATGTAAGTGATTTTTCTGATGAATTAGAAACAGAAGAAGAGTTTAATATAGAAGACACTTCTTTTAATGTGGATGTGTTGTTGGGCTGTATTCAGCAATTACCAGATCAATACAGATTGGTTTTTAACTTATATGTTTTAGACGATTATGCTCATAAAGATATTGCAGAAATGTTAGGGATTTCTGTAGGAACATCAAAATCGAACCTGTCTAGAGCAAGAAAAATTTTGAAAGATCAATTAGAAATGCATCAAAAAACAACAGTAAATGATTAA